Proteins from one Panicum virgatum strain AP13 chromosome 7K, P.virgatum_v5, whole genome shotgun sequence genomic window:
- the LOC120641512 gene encoding copper chaperone for superoxide dismutase, chloroplastic-like, which translates to MVGFLRAFAAAAAAVPAAAAAAYAFSSSGPSTSRLRFPLPASSLSASASASSTSGRAPNAVAPMAAAATADLSAPDKESALPELT; encoded by the exons ATGGTGGGCTTCCTCagggccttcgccgccgccgccgccgccgtgcccgcaGCAGCTGCCGCAGCCTACGCCTTCTCCTCCTCGGGCCCCTCCACTTCCAGGCTCCGCTTCCCTCTGcctgcctcctccctctccgcctccgcctccgcctcctcgacCTCCGGGCGCGCGCCCAACGCCGTGGCTCCtatggccgccgcggccacggccgATCTCTCGGCGCCCGATAAG GAGTCGGCGCTTCCGGAGCTCACG tga